In Metarhizium brunneum chromosome 3, complete sequence, a genomic segment contains:
- the vdh_0 gene encoding Vanillin dehydrogenase: protein MNRAKIARGTQATIRHLSRGISTHRTIPLIINGKDVISKTTFEAISPLTCKKASDCSSASEEHVQSAVAAAQAAFPAWATTKPSYRRDIFLAAAEIMTKRREELGEYLNQEIGADQGYQDFIIGLSIEGLKDTAGRIAGACQGFVPESVHEGMKAMVVKRPYGVNLGIAPWNSPYHLGLRSVTFALATGNTAILKGAELSPRCYWAIADVFRQAGLPDGVLNLLFHPPADAAAVTESLIAHPDVKKINFTGSTKVGSILAASAGRHLKPCLMELGGKANAIVLKDADLDKAAVQCAMGAFMNAGQICMSTERILVDASVAREFEPILKRTIDDIFGTAVATPTLVTSASAARNRALVEDAVSKGATSLDIYSDQLGEMVETRMRPVVLTNVDESMELYGGESFGPSVSLYSFDSEDEAIQLANDTEYGLTASVFTENLGSGFRIAEKLDSGAVHINSMTVHDEYSLPHGGVKKSGWGRFNGHQGLNEFLYCKTVTWMD, encoded by the exons ATGAACCGAGCCAAAATAGCTAGAGGAACACAAGCCACGATCCGTCACTTATCTCGTGGCATTTCAACGCACAGGACAATACCTCTTATCATAAACGGCAAAGACGTCATTTCCAAAACCACCTTTGAAGCCATCAGCCCACTTACGTGTAAAAAGGCCTCGGACTGCTCATCCGCGTCGGAGGAACATGTCCAAAGCGCCGTTGCCGCAGCGCAGGCGGCATTTCCAGCATGGGCGACTACGAAGCCATCATACCGGCGGGACATATTCCTTGCAGCCGCAGAAATCATGACCAAGCGAAGGGAAGAGCTCGGGGAGTACTTGAACCAGGAAATCGGAGCGGACCAAGGCTACCAGGACTTCATTATCGGCCTGTCCATCGAGGGCCTCAAAGACACGGCAGGCAGGATCGCCGGCGCATGCCAGGGTTTTGTTCCCGAGTCGGTTCACGAGGGAATGAAGGCCATGGTTGTCAAACGACCATACGGCGTCAACTTGGGCATCGCCCCATG GAACTCCCCCTATCACCTTGGCCTTCGCTCCGTCACGTTCGCCCTGGCCACGGGAAACACGGCCATCCTCAAGGGAGCAGAGCTCTCCCCTCGCTGCTACTGGGCCATAGCGGACGTTTTCCGACAAGCCGGCCTCCCTGACGGGGTGCTCAACCTGCTGTTCCACCCGCCGGCTGATGCGGCGGCAGTCACAGAGTCCCTTATAGCCCATCCCGACGTCAAGAAGATCAACTTCACCGGCAGCACAAAGGTCGGCAGCATCCTGGCAGCATCTGCGGGGAGACACCTCAAGCCCTGCTTGATGGAGCTTGGCGGCAAGGCCAATGCCATTGTGCTCAAGGACGCGGACCTGGACAAGGCAGCGGTCCAATGCGCCATGGGGGCTTTTATGAAT GCCGGCCAAATTTGCATGTCCACCGAGCGCATCCTAGTAGACGCCTCTGTGGCGAGAGAGTTTGAGCCCATCTTGAAGCGCACCATTGATGATATTTTCGGGACGGCTGTGGCCACACCGACCTTGGTCACGTCCGCGTCGGCGGCGCGTAACCGGGCTCTTGTCGAGGACGCTGTCTCCAAGGGAGCCACGAGCCTGGACATTTACTCTGATCAGCTTGGAGAGATGGTCGAGACGAGGATGCGGCCCGTTGTTCTGACCAATGTCGACGAGTCGATGGAATTGTACGGCGGGGAGTCATTTGGGCCCAGCGTGTCCCTGTATTCCTTCGACTCGGAAGACGAGGCTATCCAGCTGGCCAACGATACCGAGTACGGTTTAACGGCTTCGGTGTTTACTGAGAATCTCGGATCTGGCTTCCGCATTGCTGAGAAGCTCGACTCGGGCGCGGTGCATATCAACTCCATGACGGTGCACGATGAGTATTCTTTGCCGCATGGTGGAGTTAAGAAGAGCGGCTGGGGTCGGTTTAATGGGCATCAGGGGCTGAATGAGTTCCTGTACTGCAAGACGGTGACTTGGATGGACTAG
- the ilvB gene encoding Acetolactate synthase large subunit: protein MSRPQKYSASFAFFEGLYEAGVSHVFVNLGSDHPAIMEALAYGENLEGVHFPKVITCPHEMVAMSMADGFARLTGKPQCVLVHVDVGTQMLGCAMHNASAARCPVIVFAGLSPYTLEGELPGSRTEFIHWLQDAPDQKQIVSQFCRYTGEFKTGKNIKQVLNRAFQFSTSDPKGPVYLTGAREVMEEEIDSYSLDQSVWEAVRPAALPLQAAEDIVSLMANANRPLIIAGYSGRNHATVSQLVTLAENIPGVRVLDALGSDVCFPFSHRASLGVAIGQHESIPEADVILVLDCDVPWIPTQCKPQKSARIIHIDVDPLKTNTPLHYIPATDRYRADSETALRQLNDYIASDPRYSNLRKEEPYLSRWAALANVHQERLAKLAELAASPADDSLSPSTSYLCRRLRESCPNDTIYCLETVTNAPFVYQQLQVDEPGRIINAGGGGLGWSGGATRGVKLAADHLAGGENKGSFVCEIVGDGTFMFGVPATAYWIGERYKLPTLTVVLSNKGWNAPRKSMTLVHPNGYGSKLSNEGLNISFSPTPDYSGIAKAATGGKAWAGMASSVKELERMLPEAICAVEAGNSAILEVRLAGSW, encoded by the exons ATGAGTCGTCC GCAAAAATATTCGGCGTCTTTCGCCTTTTTCGAGGGTCTCTACGAG GCCGGCGTTTCCCATGTATTCGTCAATCTCGGCTCGGACCACCCGGCCATCATGGAAGCACTAGCCTATGGTGAGAATTTGGAGGGCGTTCATTTCCCCAAGGTGATAACGTGCCCCCACGAG ATGGTCGCCATGAGCATGGCAGATGGATTTGCTCGCCTTACTGGAAAGCCCCAATGTGTGCTGGTCCATGTTGATGTTGGCACACAGATGCTTGGATGTGCCATGCATAATGCGTCGGCGGCACGATGCCCCGTTATTGTGTTTGCCGGTCTATCGCCATATACCTTAGAAGGGGAGTTGCCTGGGTCGCGGACAGAATTCATCCACTGGCTCCAGGATGCGCCTGATCAGAAGCAGATCGTGTCGCAGTTCTGCCGGTATACAGGGGAATTCAAGACGGGCAAGAACATAAAGCAGGTGCTCAACAGGGCTTTTCAGTTCTCGACCAGCGATCCAAAAGGCCCCGTCTATCTCACCGGAGCGCGCGAGGtcatggaggaggagattgacTCCTACTCCCTGGACCAGAGCGTTTGGGAAGCCGTCCGCCCAGCAGCGCTGCCACTACAAGCAGCGGAAGACATTGTTTCCTTGATGGCGAACGCCAACCGGCCTCTGATTATTGCGGGCTATTCCGGTCGCAATCATGCAACGGTATCACAGCTGGTGACGTTGGCTGAAAACATCCCGGGAGTGCGGGTTCTGGATGCTCTAGGAAGCGATGTTTGCTTCCCCTTCAGCCATCGAGCTTCCCTGGGCGTTGCTATTGGCCAACACGAGAGCATTCCAGAGGCCGATGTGATTCTTGTGCTCGACTGCGATGTCCCCTGGATCCCGACACAATGCAAACCCCAGAAAAGCGCCAGGATTATCCACATCGATGTAGATCCGCTCAAGACCAACACGCCATTGCATTACATCCCGGCCACGGACAGGTACAGGGCTGACTCGGAAACCGCCCTCCGTCAACTCAACGACTACATTGCTTCCGATCCTAGGTATTCGAATCTGCGAAAGGAGGAACCCTATCTGTCTCGCTGGGCAGCACTGGCCAACGTCCATCAGGAGCggctggccaagttggcagaGCTCGCAGCCTCACCTGCAGATGATTCCCTCTCACCAAGCACTTCTTACCTCTGCAGAAGACTGCGTGAATCATGCCCCAACGACACCATCTACTGTCTTGAAACCGTGACAAACGCTCCATTCGTCTACCAACAGCTGCAGGTTGACGAACCTGGCCGCATTATAAACGCTGGTGGCGGTGGACTCGGCTGGTCGGGCGGAGCAACACGAGGAGTCAAGCTGGCCGCTGACCATCTTGCAGGCGGCGAGAACAAGGGCAGCTTCGTCTGCGAGATTGTTGGCGATGGCACTTTCATGTTTGGTGTGCCTGCGACGGCATACTGGATTGGCGAGAGATACAAGCTGCCTACTTTGACGGTGGTTCTGAGCAACAAAG GATGGAATGCGCCTAGAAAGTCGATGACGCTGGTGCATCCCAATGGCTACGGCTCCAAGCTATCCAATGAGGGTCTCAATATTTCGTTTTCTCCGACGCCAGATTATTCGGGAATTGCCAAGGCAGCTACTGGCGGTAAGGCCTGGGCTGGTATGGCCTCTAGCGTCAAGGAGCTTGAAAGGATGCTACCCGAGGCTATTTGCGCCGTGGAAGCTGGTAATAGCGCTATTCTCGAAGTTCGCCTTGCGGGTTCTTGGTAG
- the FMP42 gene encoding Protein FMP42, with protein sequence MSLAQHLAPEDGFDVPDCQQSDETLVSPRYWRQMSFDAFAPAEPPVEVKPPRSAAYETSTFQRVVQVGLGVTFCFLASGIVFGFAALKPVLIARGVYHELCAKQHSTCPEQDLRINLLFITASITTNVSSLFAGYVLDTYDRRICTTFAATFLALGSLFFISHRYIRFVDPLIFANFFLSLGGTFLFLPTFQLSNAFPKHSGVIVALVTCAFDASSAVFLLYQIIWKATNGAFTPEKFFTVYLCVPVAILLAEWTVMPKQRYHTMPELEKKLEHANDCNRDVHNSDDEVPDDLTLSRIRSQRADERRARIGQIERVTGDAEERHERIERRTSLQIHDEAWGMLHGLSVKDQMRSPWFILLLLTTALQMLRVNYFIATVTSQYTYMLGPQDAERVTALFNAALPIGGIAATPAIAVILHTLSVAGLLVLLTVYVASIGVLNCVSEPWAAFATVLLFVTFRPFYYSTISHIAANVFGYATFGRVYGTIICLSGVINFTQPVIDTITNNMFHGDPVPANIAMAAAGTALALVFTAFAIHKTRNVHKRSLRRENAPLLGRNGV encoded by the exons ATGTCTCTCGCACAGCATCTCGCGCCCGAAGATGGATTCGACGTCCCAGACTGCCAGCAGTCCGATGAGACTCTCGTCAGTCCACGGTACTGGCGACAGATGAGCTTTGACGCATTTGCACCAGCGGAGCCACCAGTAGAAGTGAAGCCCCCTCGATCTGCGGCGTATGAAACGTCGACGTTTCAAAGAGTCG TACAAGTAGGTCTAGGAGTGACGTTTTGTTTCCTTGCATCCGGAATAGTGTTTGGCTTCGCAGCCCTCAAACCCGTACTCATCGCCCGGGGGGTATACCACGAGCTCTGCGCCAAGCAACACTCTACATGTCCCGAACAAGACCTACGAATCAACCTTCTCTTCATAACGGCTTCCATAACGACCAACGTATCGAGCCTCTTTGCTGGCTACGTCCTCGACACCTACGATCGGCGAATATGCACCACCTTTGCCGCAACgttcctcgccctcggctcCCTATTCTTTATATCGCACCGCTACATTCGCTTTGTCGACCCTCTCATATTCGCTAACTTTTTCTTAAGTCTCGGTGGAactttcctcttcctccctaCTTTCCAGTTATCCAACGCGTTTCCAAAGCACTCTGGCGTAATCGTTGCACTAGTAACATGTGCTTTTGACGCCTCATCTGCAGTATTCCTGCTCTACCAAATCATCTGGAAAGCCACAAACGGGGCATTCACACCAGAAAAGTTCTTCACAGTCTATCTCTGCGTACCGGTGGCTATCCTCCTCGCTGAATGGACCGTCATGCCCAAACAGCGATATCACACCATGCCAGAACTGGAAAAGAAACTGGAGCACGCAAACGATTGCAATCGAGATGTACATAATTCCGATGACGAGGTGCCTGATGATTTGACTCTTTCCAGAATACGAAGCCAGCGTGCCGATGAGCGCAGAGCCAGGATCGGGCAGATCGAGAGGGTGACGGGTGATGCGGAAGAGCGCCACGAACGAATCGAGCGAAGAACGTCGTTGCAGATCCATGATGAAGCATGGGGCATGTTGCACGGCCTATCTGTCAAGGATCAAATGCGAAGTCCTTGgttcattcttcttcttctcaccACGGCTCTCCAGATGTTGCGGGTGAACTATTTTATTGCCACGGTCACAAGTCAATACACATACATGTTGGGTCCGCAAGACGCGGAACGAGTAACAGCCCTTTTCAACGCGGCCCTTCCGATTGGTGGCATTGCTGCCACTCCTGCCATTGCAGTGATTCTACATACACTGAGCGTTGCAGGTCTTCTGGTCTTGCTGACCGTGTATGTTGCCAGCATAGGGGTGCTGAACTGCGTTTCAGAGCCGTGGGCTGCATTCGCGACAGTCTTGCTTTTCGTGACATTTCGACCGTTCTACTATTCTACTATATC ACACATTGCCGCCAATGTCTTTGGATACGCTACCTTTGGCCGCGTGTACGGCACAATTATATGTCTCTCTGGGGTGATTAACTTCACGCAGCCTGTGATTGATACAATTACAAATAATATGTTTCATGGAGATCCTGTTCCTGCGAAtattgccatggctgctgcagGGACGGCGCTGGCACTTGTATTTACGGCGTTTGCTATCCACAAGACTCGAAATGTACATAAGCGGTCTTTGCGGCGGGAGAACGCCCCGTTACTAGGAAGAAACGGGGTGTAA
- the prlG_2 gene encoding MFS transporter prlG yields the protein MSDPVRMPEPGAHCQTKELAASNVAENLTSLAIPASDADDVGKPTKFSWPRKIHIVLAGITCTFNTNLGSSMPSGALVAIAKQFSITNSLHFVLLNSIYMSGYVLGPLLFGPMSEYLGPPSYPALVIFRLLCGICASAPHSVIGGLYSDIFDNPSHRGTAMSLYMSATNVGPLMGPLISGFSSQISWRWPFLLAVFIALPGLPLVLLMPETFAPVLYRRAVRKDKREGGVASTADVALNDGVLDPRKVFVRPAKLITTEPILLFTALYIALAYAIMYLTFQAYPIIYQDHYGLSPGVAGLAYLPILVGVFIAFLLGLAYTWWHDKACAAGKQWTQREVYRRLPIACFAAPWYVSTTR from the exons ATGTCCGACCCCGTCAGGATGCCAGAGCCAGGCGCACACTGCCAGACCAAAGAGCTCGCCGCGAGTAATGTTGCCGAGAACCTCACCTCGCTTGCCATTCCTGCCTCCGATGCAGATGACGTCGGCAAACCTACCAAATTCTCATGG CCTCGCAAGATACACATCGTCCTCGCCGGAATCACATGCAccttcaacaccaacctGGGATCCTCAATGCCGTCAGGTGCCCTTGTGGCCATAGCCAAGCAGTTCTCCATCACAAACAGCCTCCATTTCGTGCTATTAAACTCCATTTACATGTCCGGCTATGTACTCGGGCCGCTCCTCTTCGGCCCAATGAGCGAGTACCTTGGCC CTCCCTCGTACCCGGCGCTGGTCATCTTCCGACTTCTATGCGGCATCTGTGCCTCCGCCCCCCACAGCGTCATTGGCGGCCTCTACTCGGATATTTTCGACAACCCGTCCCATCGGGGCACCGCCATGTCGCTTTACATGTCGGCGACCAACGTGGGACCGCTCATGGGGCCTCTAATATCCGGGTTCTCGTCGCAGATATCGTGGCGCTGGCCGTTTTTGCTGGCCGTTTTTATCGCGCTGCCCGGGCTGCCGCTGGTGCTTTTGATGCCCGAGACATTTGCGCCGGTTCTGTATAGGAGAGCCGTTCGAAAGGACAAGCGAGAAGGGGGGGTGGCAAGTACTGCGGATGTCGCTTTGAATGACGGTGTTTTGGATCCTCGCAAGGTTTTCGTCCGTCCCGCCAAGCTCATCACCACGGAGCCGATTCTTCTCTTTACAGCCTTGTATATTGCCCTTGCGTATGCTATCATGTATCTCACATTTCAGGCGTATCCCATCATCTACCAAG ATCACTATGGCCTTTCTCCCGGTGTTGCTGGACTAGCATACCTGCCGA TCTTGGTTGGCGTCTTTATCGCATTCCTTCTTGGCTTGGCCTATACTTGGTGGCATGATAAGGCTTGTGCTGCTGGCAAACAGTGGACTCAACGAGAGGTATATCGGCGGCTTCCCATAGCGTGTTTTGCGGCACCATGGTATGTTTCTACCACTCGATAA
- the amdR_1 gene encoding Acetamidase regulatory protein — MCGNDAHQRRTPPQDERLEPDSGNLADLVSGEAIRTAQINHQSRMCFIGSEPSNFNYLVRQTSSQTSQDRIFHFSNRQYHLKYTAHDIDRIPHEALERPTKPLIDKLVRAYFVHINRGWPIVDEENFLDQLEEKDPRNPLSLPLFNAVLLVGAHVLSFQEDFEQMKQLQSVLFRRTKTLIDCRFDQDRFAYVQVALLLTWYSDGLEEVVANAWYWLGTAARTATGLGMHRDTTTSRLLDVHKRSWVRVWWVLFQFDTLISLSYGRPQSLNLDDCDVPDLEYAHFQGISQPEADFAIHQTRLCVIISRTFRQRWALRATTEQRTRAAERADQALASFITELPAPLQMSLANSGTWHAVLHLTYNHFVLLLHRPPPKHKSHDRASLPAGNPDICAEASMGLVSLLEGLHLTRRLYALSLFDVQAIFTAVVAANNELGTSNPLVVVKAVQKLKSISSTLTVLARNWSFARGLLRIFDSKGQLTLNKGRREAASDPASHGHECGNRCHDAPGSMTGSQAAFSPSQETRQNGGVFASAITPSETAHNSPGSLIGNDGVPLGNPLDDFVFPGAFELEDFLLGVDKDGVYF, encoded by the exons ATGTGTGGGAACGATGCTCATCAACGGCGTACACCGCCGCAGGACGAACGGCTTGAACCAGATTCGGGAAACCTCGCAGATCTTGTCAGCGGGGAGGCTATCCGAACCGCACAGATCAACCACCAAAGCCGAATGTGTTTCATTGGATCCGAGCCATCCAACTTCAACTATCTAGTGCGCCAAACATCATCTCAGACAAGCCAGGATCGCATTTTCCACTTTAGCAATCGTCAATACCATCTCAAGTATACCGCTCACGACATCGATCGTATACCACACGAGGCCCTGGAGCGGCCGACAAAACCCCTCATAGATAAGCTGGTGCGAGCATATTTTGTACACATCAACCGTGGTTGGCCGATTGTCGACGAAGAAAACTTTCTCGACCAACTCGAAGAAAAGGACCCAAGGAACCCTCTATCTCTGCCGTTGTTCAATGCTGTGCTGTTGGTGGGCGCACACGTGCTGTCGTTCCAGGAGGACTTTGAACAAATGAAACAGCTTCAATCGGTTCTGTTTAGACGCACCAAAACGCTGATAGACTGTCGGTTTGACCAAGACAGATTCGCCTATGTTCAAGTCGCCTTGCTCCTGACGTGGTACTCGGACGGGCTGGAAGAAGTGGTCGCCAATGCATGGTACTGGCTGGGTACGGCAGCCCGTACGGCCACGGGGTTGGGAATGCATCGCGACACAACGACATCCAGGTTACTCGACGTACACAAGCGCTCCTGGGTCCGCGTATGGTGGGTGCTGTTCCAGTTCGACACGCTGATTTCGCTGTCGTACGGGCGCCCACAATCTCT AAATCTCGACGACTGCGATGTTCCGGACCTTGAGTACGCCCATTTTCAGGGCATTAGCCAACCCGAAGCAGACTTTGCCATTCACCAAACCCGTCTTTGCGTCATTATATCGCGGACCTTCAGACAGCGCTGGGCACTGCGAGCGACGACAGAGCagaggacgagggcggcggaaCGGGCAGACCAGGCCCTGGCGAGTTTTATCACGGAGCTGCCTGCCCCCTTGCAAATGTCGCTTGCAAATTCTGGGACGTGGCATGCCGTCCTCCACCTCACGTATAATCACTTTGTTCTCCTGCTCCaccggccgccgccaaagcaTAAAAGTCATGACCGGGCATCACTGCCCGCTGGCAACCCGGACATTTGCGCAGAGGCCAGCATGGGTCTCGTTTCTCTCCTAGAAGGCCTGCATTTGACGCGTCGGCTCTACGCCCTGTCGCTGTTTGACGTGCAGGCCATCTTCACAGCCGTTGTCGCGGCCAACAACGAACTCGGCACCAGCAACCCCCTTGTCGTGGTCAAAGCCGTACAGAAGCTGAAATCCATCTCGTCTACCTTGACGGTGCTGGCGCGCAACTGGAGTTTTGCTAGGGGGCTTTTACGCATATTCGACTCGAAGGGCCAGTTGACGCTCAACaaggggaggagggaggcTGCATCGGATCCAGCCTCACACGGCCACGAGTGCGGCAATAGATGCCATGATGCTCCTGGCAGTATGACCGGCAGCCAGGCTGCCTTCAGCCCTTCCCAAGAGACGAGACAAAATGGAGGGGTGTTTGCCTCGGCCATTACTCCGTCGGAAACGGCGCACAACTCGCCTGGTAGCCTCATTGGTAACGATGGTGTACCGTTGGGTAACCCTCTCGATGATTTTGTATTCCCGGGCGCATTTGAACTAGAGGATTTCTTGCTCGGCGTGGACAAGGATGGCGTGTATTTTTGA